TTCGTTTAACGACGAAAATGGAGATAAAGTTGCAGAAGCCGGAGAAAGCATTACTTATAAATTCAAAATAACAAATACAGGTAATGTCGCTTTAACGCAAGTTATGATTAAGGATCTTTTACCGGGAATTGTAATCTCCGGACAAGCAATTGATTTGGATCCAAATCAGTCTGATGAAACAAACTTTACCGCAGAATACAAAATAACACAAAATGATATCAACCACGGAAGTGTTACAAATCAGGCAAGTGTTGAAGGAAAAAGCGGAAAAGGAGTTGTAGTTGGAGATACATCTGATAAGGAAAATAATGCAGAAGACAGACCTACAGTTATCGCATTGAATGGATGTGAGATAAAAGTCTTCAATGCTTTTTCTCCAAACGGAGATGCAAAAAATGCAAGATTCTATATTCAGGGATTAGAATGTTATCCTGACAATACAGTCGAGATATACAACCGTTGGGGAGTATTGGTTTATGATACTACTAATTATAATAATGAAGACAGAGTTTTTGTTGGAATCTCAGAAGGACGTACAACTGTAAAACAATCAGATGGTCTGCCGGTAGGAACCTATTTTTATATATTGAAATATAAAGACAGCGGCTCAAACCAACATGAATTATCAGGATACTTATACATTAATAAATAAAAATAATAAACGGCTTAGTCAGAAGCTGAGCCGTTTTTTAAAAGATCATTAAATGAAAAAACTAGCTTTAATTTTTGTGTTTTTTTCTATTGTATGTAACGCACAACAAGACGCGCAGTTTACACAATATATGTACAACACCATTGCAATAAACCCCGCTTATGCAGGTTCGCGCGGAGTATTAAGTGTTTTTGGTTTGTATCGTACACAATGGATTGGACTTGACGGAGCACCAGAAACAAGTACATTTTCAATCAATACACCTTTAAATAATAGTAATTTGGGATTGGGAGTTTCTTTGGTAAATGATAAAATCGGACCAACAAACGAAAACACATTGTCGGCAGATTTATCGTATAGTATTCCAACTTCAGAAAAATTTAAATTGTCATTTGGATTAAAAGCAACAGCCAACCTTTTCAATTTGGATGTAACTAAATTAACTTATGAAAATCAAGGTGATCCACAATTCCAGGATTTAAATAATAAGTTTACACCAAATATTGGAGCCGGAGTTTATTGGCATTCAGATCAGGCTTATATTGGATTATCAGTGCCAAATTTTATCCAAACCAATAGATATGATGATAACGATGTTGCTATTTTCAAAGACAAAATCAACTACTATTTTATGGCAGGTTACGTCTTTAATTTAGACCATTTAGAGTATATAAAATTCAAGCCAGCCCTATTAACAAAAATGGTTGAAGGAGCACCTTTGCAAGTAGATGTTTCAGGAAATTTTATGTTTAATGATAAATTTGTTGTAGGACTTGCTTATCGTTGGAGCGCTTCAGTAAGTGCAATGGCAGGTTTTCAGGTTTCAAAAGGAATGTATATAGGATACGGTTACGATCATGAAACTACCAACTTAAGAAGATACAATTCAGGATCACATGAGATTTTCCTTCGTTTTGAATTTTTCCATAATTACAGCAGACTTACATCACCAAGATTCTTTTAATTGATTTAAAATATGATGATTAAAAAACTATTATATTCCTTTTTGTTCTTTAGCATTTTTTTCGCAGCAAATGCCCAAACTGCAAGTATAGCAAATGCAGATAAAAAATACGATAATTACGCTTACGCGGATGCAATAAAAGCCTACGAAAAGTTAGTTAAAAAAGGAGTTAGAGACGAAAAAGTATTTCAAAGATTAGGGAATTCCTATTATCTTATTGGAGAATTACAACAAGCTTTAAAATACTATCAGGAATTATATATCCTTAATGAAAATCAGGAACCAGAGTATTTGTATAAATATGCTCAATGTTTGAAATCAGAAGGAAATTATACACAATCAGATGAAATTTTGGAAAAACTCATTCAAAAAGCACCATCAGATAAAAGAGGTATCCTATTCGCAAATAATAAAAATTATTTAGAAGATATTAAAGCAAATTCTGGCCGATTTGATATTGCAGATGCCGGAATTAATTCAAAAGATTCAGATTACGGAAGTACTATTTTAGATAATAAACTAGTATTTACATCTGCCAGAGATACCGGTTCAATAGTCAAAAAGAATTTTAAATGGACCAATAAAGCAATTTCAACTTTATATTCTGCTGAATTAAGTCCTGACGGAAGTATTGGAAAACCAATGATATTTCATAAAGAAAATTTAAGAGTCAATTTCAATCAATCGACTCCGGTTTTTACAAAAGACGGAAGAACAATGTACTTCACCAGAAATAATTCTGTAGATGGAAAAAGAAGAGAGAATGAAAAGAAAATTACATTCTTAAAACTTTATAAAGCAACTTTAATAGACGACGAATGGAAAGAAGTTCAGGAACTTCCTTTTAATAGTGACGAATACAGCGTTGCGCATCCGGCTTTGAGCGTCGATGAAAAAACATTGTATTTTGCATCAGATATGCCAGGAACGCTTGGAGCTTCGGATATTTTTAAAGTAAGTATAGAAGCTAATGGAAGTTTTGGAAAACCTGAAAATTTAGGTTCGGATATCAATACAGAAGGAAGAGAAACCTTTCCTTTTATTTCGGCTGAAAATGAACTTTATTTTGCCAGTGATGTAAGACCAGGTTTAGGCGGACTTGATATTTATGTTTCGAAAATAACTAAAGAAGGTTCTTTTGATGAAGTTCAGAATATTGGAGAACCAATTAATAGTAAACAAGACGATTTTGCTTTTATAATTAACAATAAAAACAGAAACGGTTTTTTCTCTTCAAATAGAAGTGGTGGTCAAGGATTGGACGATGTTTATCGATTTACAGAAAACCGCAGATTAATTTGCGAACAATCTATATCAGGAACAATTACAGATCAGGAAACAAACGAAACACTTTCGAATGTTGCTTTAATTTTGTTTGACGAAGCAGGTAAATCTGCCGTTGAAGCAAAATCTGATGCTAACGGAAATTATGTTTTTTCGAATGTAAAATGCGGAAAGAAATACTTTATCAAAACATCAAAAGAAGATTATTTGTTTAAAGAAGTTTCTGTGACGTTGAAAAAAGCAACAGGTTCAGTTTCTCTGCCAATAGCTTTAGAAAAGAAACCAAAACCAATAGTAGCAATTCCGGTTGTGATAAAGGCAAGTAATTCTATTAAACCAGTTAAAGTCAATATTACTATTGGGACCGATTTAGGAAAATTATTAAAAATTCCGATGAACTTTTTTGATTTAGGAAAAGCTACAATCAAGAAAACATCAGAGCCTCAATTGCAGAAAATTGTTGATATGCTAAAACAATATCCAAGCATAAAATTAGATATTCGTTCGCATACAGACAGCCGTTCATCGACTGAAAGTAATCAGATTTTATCAGACAAAAGAGCAGAATCGACGAAGAATTGGTTGATACAAAAAGGAATCGACGCAAGCCGATTAACAGCAAAAGGATACGGAGAAACACAATTAGTAAATAAATGTGCCGATGGTGTAAAATGTACCGAACAAGAACATCAGCAAAACAGACGAAGCGAATTTATAATTGTAAGTCTGTAATTTGATAAACATAAAAAAGACCTTTTTCTAATCTGAAAAAGGTCTTTTTTATTGCATTCTATTTTGAATAGGAATAAATCCCAGCGGTATGGAATATTTATAGATAATATTGATGTATCGGAAAGAACCCATTTTTGGGTGATATTTATGATGCAATTTCACTCCGCTGGAGTTTTAAAATAGAGATTTTTTGTTTGGCTATAAATATAATGCTCCGATGGAGCAGCCAATCTATCTGAATAAATTATGTGATATTATTAGAATCCGCAATAAACATTTGGTTGATTTCGTCTAGAACATCAAATTCATTGGTAGGAAACATTTCTAAAACCATTTCTAAAACGAGCGCTATATTAATAGGTGAAGTTTTAATGGTTTCCGAAGTTTTATGTGCATCGTGATCCAGCGCTACAATACATAATTTTAGGATTTCGGTAATAAGACAACCAAGTTCAGAATAATTTGAAAGCTTAATTTGAACGGTATAAGTTTCTGATTCATCATTAGAAGGTTTTAAGGTGTTTAAATATAGGGCAGATAACTTTTTTAGGCGTTCTAAATTTTTAGTTTCAATTGTTTCCATAATAATGTTTTTAATTCTTCTGAAAGTGTTATTGTCATTTCATGCAAGTTGTGTTTTATAATTGTTATTTTCAACATACTATAATATGTTAATTTAATCATTTTCTTATATTTTTAAAAAATCAAATGTATTAAAGAGAGAAGAATAATAGAACGACATATATGTCGTGTTGATATCTTTTTTAAATTTTATGTAATCCCTACGGGATATTATGGAAACGTGCTTTCCTATTTCTACCAACATTTAATTCCTAACGGAATATATTGTAGGGATGGATTTTAATCCGTCCTTCTCAAACATAACCACAATCTTGTCATTTCGACGGAGGAGAAATCTCCGTGAGAAGCTCGACAAAGATTGGCGAGTTTCTTTGTAGAGTTTCTAGTGTGATTTCTCCTCCGTCGAAATGACAAATTAAACGAAAAACACTATTATGAAAACAATTGCCCTAGCCCCGATAGAAGTGGAAATCCTTTTGTGGCGGGGTTCGCCACAAAAGATTGTAACGGATAGCGGGATTAGCTCCTGATTAAAATCATTCATTCATATATCCCTACAGGATATTTTATCGGGCATCATATTTTTTTTCTACCGATCCATAACTCCTAGCGGAGTTTCTGTTAATGCTTAATTTTCGCAAATTACCCCATTAGGGGTAAATGGTCGGTAACCCTGCGTTTTTCGCAAAAAAGTCTTAAAATTCATTCATTTTTTTAAAGTAAAATTTCTTTAGATTAAATTTTAACTTATTATGTTTAAAATGAGTTGATTAAGTCTTAAAAAATCGTTTTCGTTGTTTTTTATATTCATTTTTTTCTAACTTTATAGAACTTAAAATTTTTCAGATATGACTGTAAATCAAATACTAAACGCAAAAGGGAAAAATGTTTATTCCGTACTTTCAACAACAACAGTTTATGAAGCTTTGAAAGTAATGGGCGAAAAAAACATAGGGGCAATTCTGGTTATTGATGGAACCGATTTGAAAGGGATATTATCTGAAAGGGATTATGCCCGAAAAATTGTTTTGAAAGACAAGTCATCAAAAGAAACCTTTGTACATGAGATTATGGAAAGCACTGTTTTTTCGGTTAACCTTTCTAATAATATCGAAGACTGCATGGAGTTGATGAGTACGAAAAGGATTAGACATTTACCAGTTTTGGAAGATGGAATTGTGGTAGGAATAATTTCGATCAGTGACGTTGTAAAAGCGATTATAGAAATTCAAAAAGATACTATAAATCATTTAAATTCATATATTTCTCAGTAATATAAAACATAAAAATATACTTTATAAAATAGTCCAAATTATCGTGGACTATTTTTTTTGGGGTAACGAAAACGTTTTTTTCGGAAAAGAAAAATATAAAAAGACGCCATTTTAAACCAAGACTTATATCTTTGTAAGCTAGAATAAAAGCTAAATATAATGAACAAAGAGAGTAAAAGAAGAGAAGCGTTACTGTACCATTCAGAACCAACTCCAGGAAAAATTCAGGTAGTTCCAACAAAAAAATATGCAACCCAAAGAGATTTATCTTTGGCTTATTCGCCGGGTGTTGCTGAGCCATGTTTAGAAATTGCAGCAAACGTAGACGACGTTTATAAATACACAGCAAAAGGAAATTTAGTTGCCGTTATCTCAAACGGTACAGCGGTTTTAGGACTTGGAGACATTGGTCCGGAAGCTTCTAAACCAGTTATGGAAGGAAAAGGATTATTGTTTAAAATCTTTTCTGATATTGATGTTTTTGATATAGAAATCGGAACAAAAGATATCGAAGAATTTATCCAGACTGTTAAGAATATTGCTCCAACTTTTGGAGGAATAAATCTTGAAGATATTAAAGCACCTGAATCTTTTGAAATCGAAAGAAGATTGGTAGAAGAATTGGATATTCCGGTAATGCACGATGATCAGCACGGAACGGCAATTATTTCTTCTGCGGCTTTAATCAACGCATTAGAATTAGCAGGAAAAAAAGCGGAAGATGTAAAAGTAGTAGTTTCTGGCGCAGGTTCGGCTGCAATAGCTTGTACTGATTTATATGTTTTGTTGGGAGTTAAGGTTGAGAATATCAAAATGTTTAATAGTAAAGGACTTTTAACAAAAGACAATCCTTCACTATCAGAATTACAATTGAAATACGCTGTTGATGGCGCTAAAATTGAATTAGCAGAAGCAGTAAAAGGAGCAGATGTTTTCATCGGATTGTCTTCAGGAGGTATTTTATCGGCTGAAATGTTGTTGACAATGAAAGAGAATCCGATTGTTTTTGCAATGGCAAATCCAAATCCGGAAATCGATTATAATTTAGCTACAGAAACTCGTAAAGATGTTATTATGGCTACAGGACGTTCAGACTTTCCTAACCAGGTAAATAATGTTTTAGGTTTTCCATATATTTTTAGAGGAGCGCTAGATGTGAGAGCTACTAAAATTAACGAAGCTATGAAAATGGCTGCTGTAAAAGCATTGGCTATTTTGGCTAAAGAACCAGTTCCAGAGCAAGTAAACGTGGCATATGGCGCAACAAAACTGGGTTTTGGTAACGATTATATTATCCCTAAACCATTTGATCCAAGATTGATTACTGTAGTTGCTCCGGCAGTTGCAAGAGCAGCAATGGAATCTGGTGTTGCAAAAAATCCTATTACAGATTGGGCTGCTTACGAAGATCAGCTTCGCGAACGTATGGGTAATGATAATAAAATGGTTCGTTTGATGACAAACCGTGCTAAAATGGATCCTAAAAGAATTGTATTTGCTGAGGCAGATCAATTAAATGTATTGAAAGCAGCACAAATTGTTCATGAAGACGGAATTGGTTTTCCAATTTTATTAGGAAATAAAGAAGCGATTTTAGAGCTTAAAGCTGAATTAGGTTTTGATGCAGAACTTGAAATCATCGATCCTAAAACAAATGAAGAAGAAGTAAGACGTAACAGATTTGCAAAATCATACTGGGAAACAAGAGAAAGAAGAGGCGTTTCGCTACTTGATGCTCAGAAATATATGCGCGAAAGAAACTATTTTGCTGCAATGATGGTTAATGAAGGCGAAGCAGATGCATTAGTTACCGGTCATACAAGAAGTTACCCAACAGTTGTAAAACCAATGTTGCAATTGATCGAAAAAGCACATGGAGCATCACTTGTTGCAACTGCAAACATGATGTTGACTTCTCGCGGACCAATGTTCTTGTCTGATACTGCAATTAACATCAATCCTTCTGCCGAAGATTTGATTAATATTGCAATTATGACGGCAAAAACTGCAAAAATGTTTGGTGTTGAGCCAGTTATTGCAATGGTTTCATATTCAAATTTTGGATCTTCAACAAGCCAAAGTGCTTCAAAAGTAAGAGAAGCAGTAGCTTATTTGCATAAAAATCATCCTGATATGATCGTTGATGGAGAGATTCAGGCAGATTTTGCTTTGAATCAGGAAATGCTTGCAGAGAAATTTCCTTTCTCAAAATTAGCTGGAAAGAAGGTAAATACATTGATTTTCCCTAACTTAGAGTCGGCTAATATTACTTATAAATTATTAAAAGAATTATATAAAGTAAATTCAATTGGTCCAATTATGATGGGAATGGGTAAACCGGTTCACATTTTTCAATTAGGAGCAAGCGTTGAAGAAATGGTTAATATGGCTGCAATTGCAGTTATTGATGCTCAGGAAAAAGAGAATAAAAAAAATAAATTAGCTAAATAGTAGAAATTATAAGGGTCGATGTAATAATGTCGTATTTTTATTGCATTTTTATTATATTTGACCCTTATAAATTATACTATGATAGCACATTTGCAAGGTAAATTAGTCGAGAAAAATCCTACAGATGTAGTGATTGATTGTGGAGGTGTTGGATATCAAGTACATATCTCCTTACACACCTTCTCATTAATTCCTAATGCAGAGAATATAAAATTGTATACGCATCTTCAAATTAAGGAAGATGCGCATACTTTATTTGGTTTTGCAGAAAAATCAGAACGAGAAATTTTTAGAATGTTGTTATCTGTTTCCGGAATTGGAGCAAATATTGCCAGAACAATGTTGTCTTCAATTGAACCCAGACAAATAATAAATGCTATTGCCTCTGGCGATGTTGGTATTATACAGTCAATTAAGGGCATTGGGAACAAAACAGCACAAAGAGTTATTCTTGATTTAAAAGAAAAAGTGTTAAAGTTGTACGATTTAGATGAAGTTTCTGTAGTACAAAACAATACAAATAGAGATGAAGCGTTATCTGCTTTGGAAGTTTTAGGTTTTGTTCGAAAAACTTCTGAAAAAGTAGTCGAAAAGATCGTCAAAGAAGATCCCGAAGCTACTGTTGAATCAATCATCAAAAAAGCTTTAAAAAGCTTATAAACTCATTTTAAATAAAAGAATTGTATGCGTAAAATTTGTATTTTTTTGCTGGTTTTATTTTGCGGTAATGTTTTGCGTGCGCAAGTAAATCCGGCGGTCAAAGATACAACCAAGACTCAATTCTCCGTAGGAAAAGTTGAGATCGACGATCCACCAAGTATACTTTCTGCTTATAGATATGATCCTATTACAGACCGTTATATTTACACAAGTTCAGTTGATGGTTTCTCTATCAATTACCCTATTGTTTTAACACCAAAAGAATACGAAGATTTAGTTTTGAAAGAATCCAGAAGAGATTATTTCAAAAAGAAATCAGATGCTATCGATGGTAAAAAAGTAGGTAGTGAAGCTGATAAAAAGAATTTATTACCAAGATATTACATTAACTCAAGTCTTTTTGAAAGCGTTTTTGGAAGTAATACAATTGATGTAAAACCAACAGGATCAGTCGAAATGGATTTGGGTATTCGATATACCAAACAAGATAATCCTTCATTTTCACCTAGAAACAGATCAAGCTTAACCTTTGATTTTGATCAGAGAATCAGCATGAGTTTAATGGGTAAAGTAGGAACCAGATTAGATGTAAATGCTAATTATGATACTCAGTCTACATTTGCATTTCAAAACTTATTTAAACTGGCTTATTCCCCTTCAGAAGATGATATTATTCAAAAAGTTGAGGTTGGTAATGTTAGTATGCCTTTGAACAGTACGCTTATACGTGGAGCTCAAAGTTTATTTGGGGTTAAAACTCAATTGCAATTTGGTAAGACAACAATCACCGGAGTTTTCTCAGAACAGAAGTCACAAACAAAGAGTATAGTTGCAGAAGGTGGAGGTACAGTTCAAAATTTTGATTTATATGCTTTAGACTACGATAACGACAGACACTTCTTCTTGTCACAATATTTTAGAAACAAATATGACGCTTCTTTAAAAGGATATCCGTTTATTGATAGTCGTGTGCAGGTAACGAGAATTGAAGTTTGGGTAACCAATAAGCAAAACCGTGTAAGTACTACAAGTAATAACTTGCGTAACGTTATTGCACTTCAGGATTTAGGAGAAGCGCAAGCAAAGGGTATTCCTGATAATCAGGTTGTAGTTGTATCCCCAACAACAGGTTTCTTTAATAATCCTATTGATTCTCCTGCAGAGAATGATAATAATAAATATGATCCTGCGGCTATTGGACAGGCAGGTTCGTTTTTAAATTCAAATATTAGAGAAATTGTAACGGCAAAATCAGGATTTAATAGTGCAAACGTAAGTGAGGGTACAGATTATTCGATATTAGAAAATGCAAGAAAATTAAATGCAAACGAATTTACTTTTAATGCGCAATTAGGATATATCTCTTTACAACAGCGTTTGGCAAATGATGAGATTCTGGCTGTAGCCTACGAGTATACCATTGGTGGTAAAGTTTATCAGGTTGGAGAATTTGGTAGTGATGGAGTTGACGGGACAATTGTTACAGGAAACACTCCTTCAAATCAGGCTATTATTACGCAAAGTTTAATCTTGAAAATGCTGAAAAGCAGTTTGACAAACGTACAGAATCCAGTTTGGAATTTGATGATGAAAAACGTTTATCAAATTCCTCAGGCGTATCAAATTAAGCAAGATGATTTTAGATTAAACATTCTTTATACAGATCCTTCGCCTATCAATTATATTACTCCTGTTACAGGAACTTCTTTTCCTGCAAATCCTACAGCGGATAATAAGGTTGATCAAACACCATTATTAAATGTTTTTAATCTGGATAAATTAAACTACAATAACGATCCGCAAACCGGGGGAGATGGTTTCTTTGATTACCTTCCGGGAATAACGGTAGATGTTCAGAATGGCCGAATTATTTTTACTACAAAAGAACCTTTTGGTGAGCTTATATTTAAAAAGTTGCAAAACTCAGGTTCAGGAGAAACTTATGATGACCCTAGTACGTACAATGATAATCAAAAAAAATACGTGTTTAGAAATATGTATCGAAATACGCAATCCGGAGCATTACAAGACAGTGACAAAAATAAATTCTTATTAAGAGGAAAATATAAATCATCAGGAAGCAACGGGATTCCAATTGGAGCATTTAATGTTCCGCAAGGTTCAGTTGTGGTAATGGCTGCCGGGAGAAGATTAGTTGAGGGAATTGATTACAGCGTAGATTATCAATTAGGGCGAGTACAAATTCTGGATCCATCACTTCAGGCTTCAAATACACCAATTGAGGTTTCGCTGGAAAACAATTCAATTTTTGGACAGCAAACCAGAAGATTTATGGGAGTCAATGTCGAACATAAAATTTCGGATAATTTTATTGTTGGCGGTACCTTTTTAAAAATGACGGAGAGACCATTTACTCAAAAATCGAGTTATGGGCAGGAATCTGTAAATAATACTATTTTTGGTTTTAACGGAACTTATTCAACAGAAGTTCCATTCTTTACCAGATTAGTAAATAAATTGCCAAATATTGATACAGATGTTCCTTCTAATCTTTCGATTCGCGGTGAGGTTGCTTTCTTAAGACCGGATGCTCCAAAAGCAAGTGATTTTGAAGGAGAAGCAACTATATATGTAGATGATTTTGAAGGCTCACAGTCTACGATAGATATGCGATCAGCTTATGCGTGGAGTTTGGCTTCTACGCCATTTATTAATGCAGCAGGAGATCCTACTTTTAATGCAAATTATGATGATTTAAGATATGGTTATAAAAGGGCAAAACTGGCTTGGTATACCATTGATCCAATATTTTATACTTCAAAACCATCAGGTATTTCAAACGATGATTTATCATTGAACACAACAAGAAGAATTTACAGCCGTGAATTATATCCAAATACAGATATTGCTCAGGGACAAATTCAGGTTATTAATACACTTGATTTAAGTTATTATCCATCAGACAGAGGTCCGTATAATAACAATCCAAATTTTAATACAGATCCGGCATCTTCGAATTTTGGTGGAATTATGCGTGCTCTGAATTCTACAAATTTTGAACAGGGGAATGTTGAATATATTCAGTTTTGGGTTCTCGATCCTTATGTTGGAAACGGAGAAGCGCAAACAAATAATACCGGAAAAATATATTTCAATTTAGGTGAAGTTTCTGAAGATGTTTTAAAAGATGGAAGAAAACAATATGAAAACGGATTAGGACCAGGTCAGATAATGGTAAATCCACAGCCAATTTGGGGAGATGTTCCAGCATCACAATCTTTGATTTATGCTTTTGATACAAATCCGGATAATCGTAGAAATCAGGATGTTGGTTTAGATGGTTTGCCGGATTCCAGAGAAGGTTCAGTATATACAAATTATGCAGGAGATGAAGATCCTGCTGCGGATAATTATACCTATTATTTAAATACAACGGGTGGAGTTCTTGATCGTTATAAAAAGTATAATGGAGTAGAAAATAACTCCGCGGTAAGTATAGATGATCCTAATCGTGGATCAACAACATTACCGGATGTTGAAGATATTAATCGTGATAATACGATGAGTACTATAAATGCTTATTACGAATATAGTATTGATATTAAACCGGGAATGCAAGTTGGACAGAACTATATTACAGATATTCGTGATGTATCCAATATTGAATTGCCAAACGGTGGAACAACAAATGCAAGATGGATTCAATTTAAGATTCCTGTTTCTCAGCCTCAAAAGACCATTGGTAATATTACTGATTTTAGATCTATTCGTTTTATGCGTATGTTTATGACTGGCTTTAATGATCAGATGACAATGCGTTTTGGAGCTTTAGATTTAGTTCGTGGAGAATGGAGAAGATACACTGGAACTTTAGACGCAAATGATACGGATCCGACTAATGACGGAACTGAATTTGATGTTTCGGCAGTAAATATTCAGGAAAACAGTACAAAATGTCCTGTGAATTATGTCATTCCACCAGGAGTTCAAAGAGAGCAATTGTATAATAACAATACAATTATCAACCAAAACGAGCAAGCGTTAGCATTAAGAGTTGGT
This genomic window from Flavobacterium sp. 9 contains:
- the sprA gene encoding cell surface protein SprA, which gives rise to MRKICIFLLVLFCGNVLRAQVNPAVKDTTKTQFSVGKVEIDDPPSILSAYRYDPITDRYIYTSSVDGFSINYPIVLTPKEYEDLVLKESRRDYFKKKSDAIDGKKVGSEADKKNLLPRYYINSSLFESVFGSNTIDVKPTGSVEMDLGIRYTKQDNPSFSPRNRSSLTFDFDQRISMSLMGKVGTRLDVNANYDTQSTFAFQNLFKLAYSPSEDDIIQKVEVGNVSMPLNSTLIRGAQSLFGVKTQLQFGKTTITGVFSEQKSQTKSIVAEGGGTVQNFDLYALDYDNDRHFFLSQYFRNKYDASLKGYPFIDSRVQVTRIEVWVTNKQNRVSTTSNNLRNVIALQDLGEAQAKGIPDNQVVVVSPTTGFFNNPIDSPAENDNNKYDPAAIGQAGSFLNSNIREIVTAKSGFNSANVSEGTDYSILENARKLNANEFTFNAQLGYISLQQRLANDEILAVAYEYTIGGKVYQVGEFGSDGVDGTIVTGNTPSNQAIITQSLILKMLKSSLTNVQNPVWNLMMKNVYQIPQAYQIKQDDFRLNILYTDPSPINYITPVTGTSFPANPTADNKVDQTPLLNVFNLDKLNYNNDPQTGGDGFFDYLPGITVDVQNGRIIFTTKEPFGELIFKKLQNSGSGETYDDPSTYNDNQKKYVFRNMYRNTQSGALQDSDKNKFLLRGKYKSSGSNGIPIGAFNVPQGSVVVMAAGRRLVEGIDYSVDYQLGRVQILDPSLQASNTPIEVSLENNSIFGQQTRRFMGVNVEHKISDNFIVGGTFLKMTERPFTQKSSYGQESVNNTIFGFNGTYSTEVPFFTRLVNKLPNIDTDVPSNLSIRGEVAFLRPDAPKASDFEGEATIYVDDFEGSQSTIDMRSAYAWSLASTPFINAAGDPTFNANYDDLRYGYKRAKLAWYTIDPIFYTSKPSGISNDDLSLNTTRRIYSRELYPNTDIAQGQIQVINTLDLSYYPSDRGPYNNNPNFNTDPASSNFGGIMRALNSTNFEQGNVEYIQFWVLDPYVGNGEAQTNNTGKIYFNLGEVSEDVLKDGRKQYENGLGPGQIMVNPQPIWGDVPASQSLIYAFDTNPDNRRNQDVGLDGLPDSREGSVYTNYAGDEDPAADNYTYYLNTTGGVLDRYKKYNGVENNSAVSIDDPNRGSTTLPDVEDINRDNTMSTINAYYEYSIDIKPGMQVGQNYITDIRDVSNIELPNGGTTNARWIQFKIPVSQPQKTIGNITDFRSIRFMRMFMTGFNDQMTMRFGALDLVRGEWRRYTGTLDANDTDPTNDGTEFDVSAVNIQENSTKCPVNYVIPPGVQREQLYNNNTIINQNEQALALRVGGSGLQPLDSRAVFKNVSVDMRQYKKLKMFLHAESLPSEATLQDDEMVGFIRFGNDFTQNFYQVEIPLKVTRTGGSCSISPDQVWMEDNNIDLALELLTSMKIKAMSLDPASPKRDINGIYYPDNDPDAKGGDGDSRLTLGIKGNPNFGLVRNLMVGVKSRVDHKDIKGEVWFNELRLADLENKGGMAAILNIDTNMADFATVSATGKKSTIGFGSLEQGANERSREDIQQYNIVTNLNLGQLLPHKWGINLPFNYAIGEEVITPEYDPFNQDIKLDQLIRETTDQAEKDNIRTRAVDYTKRRSINFIGVKKDRAPEQKPHIYDVENLTFSQSYNEVNRHDYEVETYQDQQSNTAVNYAYTFQPKEVVPFKTTKFMKTSEYWKILSDFNFNYLPSNITFNTNILRQSNRQQFRDVETQGIPVSPLFRRNFAFNYQYGFGYNLTKSLKINYTAASNNIVKNFLNDDNTPKQDFNIWDDYLDIGTPNQHIQQLVLNYEIPINKIPVFSFVKASYSYTADYNWQRSSSAFADLPIENEDGSTTNYNLGNTIQNANSNTLTTTFNMNMLYKYLGLTPGAKSSKAGAKPKAAAPPKPGEKIVNTAKPVVSNSPFYDGLIGILTSVKNIQVNYTKNSGTVLPGYTPSVGFFGTSRPTLGFVFGSQDDVRYEAAKNGWLTDYQDFNQNFTQVTNKLLKITANIDLLPDLKIDLAMDRAYSQNTSEQYSVDPVSREYLPLSPYTYGMFSISTVLIKTAFSKSDETQSAAFDDFRNNRLIIANRLAEEHYGSAPIPRYDVADVPPPPVDPTQEDPFKKQREIYAANQGYPIGYGKSNQAVLLPSFLAAYTGSDASNVSTGIFRDFPIPNWSIKYNGLMRYKFFKDKFKRFSLQNNYRASYTINQFRSNFDYAEKPNGQDINTNFFNKTIMSNVNLVEQFSPLIRVDFELKSSLRILTEIKKDRALSMSFDNNLLTEVKGMEYVVGMGYRFKDVIFSSRLADSPTGIIKSDINIKADFSFRNNQTLVRYLDYDNNQLAAGQNIWSLKMTADYAFSKNLTAIFYYDHSFSKAVISTSFPLTNIRSGFTLRYNFGN